A single Acropora palmata chromosome 5, jaAcrPala1.3, whole genome shotgun sequence DNA region contains:
- the LOC141880838 gene encoding demethylmenaquinone methyltransferase-like isoform X1 translates to MERRETKLTMEEMDSFYRGKLLTLNAHSSDEQVKRIFDDVDEKYDKVTGEAGYVAFKTCTPLFHQLLQEINNDRTSDLRILDVGAGTGLVGNVLRDHGYSNIDALDISQKMLDEAKKLNIYKNMFCVALGEKPIPGIENDQYDAAICVGTLTVGHVKPVALDEIVRIVKPGGIIGFTLREDVFNEIYDHENFEESRTKFGYREKITKMENEKKWKLIRRDLVENHTSVDEMRAKCYSFMYQVL, encoded by the exons GAACGCCGAGAAACTAAACTGACAATGGAAGAGATGGATAGCTTTTACAGAGGAAAGCTGCTTACATTGAACGCTCACTCTTCTGATGAGCAAGTGAAGAGGATTTTTGATGACGTGGATGAAAAATACGATAAG GTGACTGGCGAGGCTGGTTATGTAGCATTCAAGACTTGCACTCCATTATTCCACCAACTTCTACAAGAAATAAACAACGACAGAACTTCAGACCTGAGAATCCTAGACGTTGGTGCTGGAACTGGATTAGTTGGGAACGTTCTTCGTGACCATGGTTACAGCAACATAGACGCCTTAGATATTTCTCAGAAGATGCTGGACGAAGCCAAAAAGCTGAATATTTACAAGAACATGTTTTGTGTTGCGTTGGGCGAGAAACCGATTCCCGGTATTGAAAATGACCAATACGATGCCGCGATTTGCGTTGGCACCCTGACAGTTGGACACGTAAAACCAGTTGCTTTAGATGAGATCGTAAGAATCGTAAAACCAG gTGGGATTATTGGATTTACTCTTCGAGAAGACGTCTTCAACGAAATCTATGATCATGAAAATTTCGAGGAAAGCCGCACAAAGTTTGGCTACCGAGAGAAGAtaacaaaaatggaaaacgaGAAGAAGTGGAAACTTATTCGTCGAGACCTCGTAGAAAATCACACTTCTGTTGATGAAATGCGAGCAAAATGCTACTCATTTATGTATCAAGTGTTATAA
- the LOC141880838 gene encoding malonyl-[acyl-carrier protein] O-methyltransferase-like isoform X2: MEEMDSFYRGKLLTLNAHSSDEQVKRIFDDVDEKYDKVTGEAGYVAFKTCTPLFHQLLQEINNDRTSDLRILDVGAGTGLVGNVLRDHGYSNIDALDISQKMLDEAKKLNIYKNMFCVALGEKPIPGIENDQYDAAICVGTLTVGHVKPVALDEIVRIVKPGGIIGFTLREDVFNEIYDHENFEESRTKFGYREKITKMENEKKWKLIRRDLVENHTSVDEMRAKCYSFMYQVL, translated from the exons ATGGAAGAGATGGATAGCTTTTACAGAGGAAAGCTGCTTACATTGAACGCTCACTCTTCTGATGAGCAAGTGAAGAGGATTTTTGATGACGTGGATGAAAAATACGATAAG GTGACTGGCGAGGCTGGTTATGTAGCATTCAAGACTTGCACTCCATTATTCCACCAACTTCTACAAGAAATAAACAACGACAGAACTTCAGACCTGAGAATCCTAGACGTTGGTGCTGGAACTGGATTAGTTGGGAACGTTCTTCGTGACCATGGTTACAGCAACATAGACGCCTTAGATATTTCTCAGAAGATGCTGGACGAAGCCAAAAAGCTGAATATTTACAAGAACATGTTTTGTGTTGCGTTGGGCGAGAAACCGATTCCCGGTATTGAAAATGACCAATACGATGCCGCGATTTGCGTTGGCACCCTGACAGTTGGACACGTAAAACCAGTTGCTTTAGATGAGATCGTAAGAATCGTAAAACCAG gTGGGATTATTGGATTTACTCTTCGAGAAGACGTCTTCAACGAAATCTATGATCATGAAAATTTCGAGGAAAGCCGCACAAAGTTTGGCTACCGAGAGAAGAtaacaaaaatggaaaacgaGAAGAAGTGGAAACTTATTCGTCGAGACCTCGTAGAAAATCACACTTCTGTTGATGAAATGCGAGCAAAATGCTACTCATTTATGTATCAAGTGTTATAA